In the Ipomoea triloba cultivar NCNSP0323 chromosome 6, ASM357664v1 genome, one interval contains:
- the LOC116023787 gene encoding transcription factor bHLH168-like isoform X1, with amino-acid sequence MEDLVENGDLMDMMEEKMRIISSTGGVSEKPDRKTVERKRRIHMKYLCGKLVSLIPPHHFYPSKQESVSQQDQLDQAATYIKALRERVEKLEKMKKKMSWGEEEEEGEEEEKSATTAAGCTLLKSPVIEVRDLGSTLEVVLMSATNKPNLMLHQLIKIVEEEGAQVETASFSTVGDKVFHTLHAQVKVARLGMETSRVYGRLKQLIT; translated from the exons ATGGAGGATTTAGTTGAGAATGGTGATCTGATGGATATGATGGAGGAAAAGATGAGGATAATTAGCAGTACAGGTGGTGTTTCAGAAAAACCTGATCGGAAAACAGTGGAAAGGAAGCGAAGAATTCATATGAAATATTTGTGTGGAAAGCTTGTGTCTCTTATTCCTCCCCACCACTTTTACCCATCCaag CAGGAATCAGTGTCACAACAAGATCAACTTGATCAAGCTGCCACATACATAAAGGCATTAAGAGAACGAGTAGAGAAActagagaagatgaagaagaaaatgagttggggagaagaagaagaagaaggagaagaagaagaaaaaagtgcAACAACTGCAGCAGGTTGTACATTACTAAAATCGCCAGTAATTGAAGTTAGGGATTTGGGGTCAACCTTAGAAGTAGTTTTGATGAGTGCTACTAATAAACCCAACTTGATGCTGCACCAACTCATAAAGATCGTAGAAGAAGAAGGGGCTCAAGTTGAGACTGCAAGTTTTTCCACTGTAGGGGATAAGGTTTTCCATACACTCCATGCACAG GTGAAAGTTGCTAGGTTAGGCATGGAAACTTCAAGGGTTTATGGAAGGCTCAAACAACTAATCACTTAA
- the LOC116023752 gene encoding transcription factor bHLH162-like has product MEDLVENGDLMDMMEEKMRIISSTGGVSEKPDRKTVERKRRIHMKYLCGKLVSLIPPHHFYPSKESVSQQDQLDQAATYIKALRERVEKLEKMKKKMSWGEEEEEGEEEEKSATTAAGCTLLKSPVIEVGVVVR; this is encoded by the exons ATGGAGGATTTAGTTGAGAATGGTGATCTGATGGATATGATGGAGGAAAAGATGAGGATAATTAGCAGTACAGGTGGTGTTTCAGAAAAACCTGATCGGAAAACAGTGGAAAGGAAGCGAAGAATTCATATGAAATATTTGTGTGGAAAGCTTGTGTCTCTTATTCCTCCCCACCACTTTTACCCATCCaag GAATCAGTGTCACAACAAGATCAACTTGATCAAGCTGCCACATACATAAAGGCATTAAGAGAACGAGTAGAGAAActagagaagatgaagaagaaaatgagttggggagaagaagaagaagaaggagaagaagaagaaaaaagtgcAACAACTGCAGCAGGTTGTACATTACTAAAATCGCCAGTAATTGAA GTCGGTGTAGTCGTTAGATGA
- the LOC116022009 gene encoding uncharacterized protein LOC116022009 isoform X1, whose translation MGNCQAIDDNASLVIQHPGGRAEKHYWPLSATEIMNTNPGHYVALLLTTTATTLNSSSAAAASTNNVPPVQRITRIKLLKPTDTLVLGHVYRLVTAQEVMKGLWAKRHSQMKQQQQQQSSSSSGPVKKHEKLIAQKSTTSDSSNRRRVNIGRSEQHERRHRSSSSAAGGRCKAWQPSLLSISEAAGVST comes from the exons ATGGGAAACTGCCAAGCCATAGACGACAATGCAAGTCTTGTAATACAACACCCTGGGGGGAGAGCAGAGAAGCACTATTGGCCTCTGTCCGCCACCGaaatcatgaacaccaatcccGGCCACTATGTCGCTCTTCTCCttaccaccaccgccaccactcTCAACTCCTCCTCCGCGGCCGCCGCGTCCACCAATAATGTCCCGCCAGTTCAGAGGATTACACGCATTAAGCTCCTCAAGCCAACAGATACTCTTGTTCTTGGACATGTTTATAGACTAGTAACCGCTCAAG AAGTAATGAAGGGTTTATGGGCAAAGAGACATTCACAAAtgaagcagcagcagcagcagcaatcatcatcatcgtcaggGCCAGTTAAGAAGCATGAAAAACTTATTGCACAAAAATCAACTACTTCAGATTCATCAAACAGAAGAAGAGTTAACATTGGAAGATCTGAG CAGCATGAAAGAAGGCATAGGTCTTCTTCTTCTGCAGCAGGAGGCAGATGCAAAGCATGGCAGCCCTCACTACTGAGCATCTCCGAGGCCGCCGGAGTTAGCACCTGA
- the LOC116023136 gene encoding protein NUCLEAR FUSION DEFECTIVE 2: MISRDYISFFFLVAAAICSSLQVNADPSFSKSPFSVALDTLQAQINYTFENVGLLRRAMTHSSYSEENNKALSILGEKVIETSVSMLLLVHNIDTSSSDLNDKISQVSKVETSCAGDGMRLNLQNIVRVSSNTNSSTPSVVCGAFRAILGAVSLDTESTDSAGKLFLKIHAWGALAM; the protein is encoded by the exons ATGATTTCCCGGGATTatatttccttcttcttcctcgtAGCCGCCGCGATCTGCTCCTCTCTCCAG GTTAATGCTGATCCATCATTCTCCAAGTCCCCCTTCTCCGTTGCTCTCGATACACTTCAAGCTCAAATCAA CTATACATTTGAGAATGTTGGGTTGCTTCGACGTGCTATGACGCATTCCTCGTACTCAGAGGAGAATAACAAAGCTCTCAGCATCCTGGGGGAGAAAGTGATCGAGACTTCGGTGTCAATGCTGTTGCTAGTCCACAACATTGACACTTCCTCCAGCGATCTGAACGATAAGATTTCCCAAGTGTCAAAGGTGGAGACTTCATGTGCAGGAGATGGAATGCGGTTGAATTTGCAGAATATAGTTAGAGTTTCGTCCAATACCAATTCCTCAACTCCTTCAGTGGTGTGTGGAGCTTTCCGGGCAATTCTTGGGGCAGTTTCTTTGGACACAGAGAGTACAGACAGTGCTGGCAAGTTGTTTCTGAAAATTCATGCTTGGGGAGCTTTGGCAATGTAA
- the LOC116022009 gene encoding uncharacterized protein LOC116022009 isoform X2: MGNCQAIDDNASLVIQHPGGRAEKHYWPLSATEIMNTNPGHYVALLLTTTATTLNSSSAAAASTNNVPPVQRITRIKLLKPTDTLVLGHVYRLVTAQEVMKGLWAKRHSQMKQQQQQQSSSSSGPVKKHEKLIAQKSTTSDSSNRRRVNIGRSEHERRHRSSSSAAGGRCKAWQPSLLSISEAAGVST; encoded by the exons ATGGGAAACTGCCAAGCCATAGACGACAATGCAAGTCTTGTAATACAACACCCTGGGGGGAGAGCAGAGAAGCACTATTGGCCTCTGTCCGCCACCGaaatcatgaacaccaatcccGGCCACTATGTCGCTCTTCTCCttaccaccaccgccaccactcTCAACTCCTCCTCCGCGGCCGCCGCGTCCACCAATAATGTCCCGCCAGTTCAGAGGATTACACGCATTAAGCTCCTCAAGCCAACAGATACTCTTGTTCTTGGACATGTTTATAGACTAGTAACCGCTCAAG AAGTAATGAAGGGTTTATGGGCAAAGAGACATTCACAAAtgaagcagcagcagcagcagcaatcatcatcatcgtcaggGCCAGTTAAGAAGCATGAAAAACTTATTGCACAAAAATCAACTACTTCAGATTCATCAAACAGAAGAAGAGTTAACATTGGAAGATCTGAG CATGAAAGAAGGCATAGGTCTTCTTCTTCTGCAGCAGGAGGCAGATGCAAAGCATGGCAGCCCTCACTACTGAGCATCTCCGAGGCCGCCGGAGTTAGCACCTGA
- the LOC116023787 gene encoding transcription factor bHLH168-like isoform X2, giving the protein MEDLVENGDLMDMMEEKMRIISSTGGVSEKPDRKTVERKRRIHMKYLCGKLVSLIPPHHFYPSKESVSQQDQLDQAATYIKALRERVEKLEKMKKKMSWGEEEEEGEEEEKSATTAAGCTLLKSPVIEVRDLGSTLEVVLMSATNKPNLMLHQLIKIVEEEGAQVETASFSTVGDKVFHTLHAQVKVARLGMETSRVYGRLKQLIT; this is encoded by the exons ATGGAGGATTTAGTTGAGAATGGTGATCTGATGGATATGATGGAGGAAAAGATGAGGATAATTAGCAGTACAGGTGGTGTTTCAGAAAAACCTGATCGGAAAACAGTGGAAAGGAAGCGAAGAATTCATATGAAATATTTGTGTGGAAAGCTTGTGTCTCTTATTCCTCCCCACCACTTTTACCCATCCaag GAATCAGTGTCACAACAAGATCAACTTGATCAAGCTGCCACATACATAAAGGCATTAAGAGAACGAGTAGAGAAActagagaagatgaagaagaaaatgagttggggagaagaagaagaagaaggagaagaagaagaaaaaagtgcAACAACTGCAGCAGGTTGTACATTACTAAAATCGCCAGTAATTGAAGTTAGGGATTTGGGGTCAACCTTAGAAGTAGTTTTGATGAGTGCTACTAATAAACCCAACTTGATGCTGCACCAACTCATAAAGATCGTAGAAGAAGAAGGGGCTCAAGTTGAGACTGCAAGTTTTTCCACTGTAGGGGATAAGGTTTTCCATACACTCCATGCACAG GTGAAAGTTGCTAGGTTAGGCATGGAAACTTCAAGGGTTTATGGAAGGCTCAAACAACTAATCACTTAA
- the LOC116022008 gene encoding RING-H2 finger protein ATL47-like isoform X2: MSRISPILLLVIVILAVIFFLFGLFHLLVRYLMKRPSFSSVSQSNRFPETTSGSQALQRQLQQLFRLHDSGLDQAIIDNLPLFLYKDIMGLKEPFDCAVCLCEFSGDDKLRLLPLCSHAFHIHCIDTWLLSNSTCPLCRGVISSSAHPNLVLAPEEWRRRWSRPSSGIHNKTQIMQENNGGDMRVFSVRLGKFRNLNLQGQGGSGSGERGGDEEKESSSRCNIDARRCFSMGSFQYVVGDSDLQVALPSIISNGGATKVVNVEGPSGGSSSLEGKKISARTEGESFSVSKIWLWSKKDNYKFSSHNPLALANH; this comes from the coding sequence ATGAGTAGAATTAGCCCAATTCTGTTGTTGGTGATAGTAATTCTAGCTGTTATCTTCTTTCTGTTTGGTCTGTTTCATCTTCTGGTTAGATATTTGATGAAAAGGCCTTCTTTTTCATCTGTTTCTCAGTCCAATAGATTCCCAGAAACAACTTCTGGCTCCCAAGCTCTGCAGCGGCAGTTACAACAGCTCTTTCGCTTGCACGATTCCGGGTTGGACCAAGCCATCATAGATAACCTGCCACTGTTTTTGTACAAGGATATCATGGGTTTGAAGGAGCCATTTGATTGTGCTGTTTGTTTGTGTGAATTTTCAGGCGATGACAAGCTAAGGCTGCTGCCCTTGTGCAGCCATGCCTTTCACATCCACTGTATAGACACTTGGTTGCTGTCAAACTCCACATGCCCTTTGTGCAGAGGGGTGATTAGTAGCTCTGCTCATCCAAATTTGGTGTTGGCTCCTGAAGAATGGAGGAGGAGGTGGAGTCGGCCCTCCTCGGGCATTCATAATAAGACGCAAATAATGCAAGAAAATAATGGTGGTGACATGAGGGTGTTTTCAGTGAGGCTTGGAAAATTCAGAAACCTGAATTTGCAGGGGCAGGGGGGTTCGGGTTCAGGCGAAAGAGGAGGTGATGAGGAAAAGGAAAGTAGTAGTAGGTGCAACATTGATGCAAGGAGATGCTTCTCCATGGGGTCATTTCAGTATGTGGTTGGTGATTCAGATTTGCAGGTTGCTCTACCTAGTATTATTAGTAATGGTGGAGCCACTAAGGTTGTGAATGTTGAAGGTCCCAGTGGTGGCAGTAGCTCATTAGAAGGAAAAAAGATCAGTGCCAGAACTGAAGGGGAAAGCTTCTCAGTATCCAAGATTTGGCTTTGGTCCAAGAAAGATAATTATAAGTTTTCTTCTCATAATCCCCTGGCCCTTGCCAATCACTAA
- the LOC116022007 gene encoding calmodulin-binding protein 60 A-like has product MSQKRQPEEDYKPLPDGGLSDDKRRRKIPSLKSVVLEVMNMRKMQTFMEPVLEPLIRRVVKEEVDIALRKYMTSLKRNGGKDAHPYELRSLKLKFLDSISPPVFTGTRIEGEDGSSLRVALVDALTGQVVTTGPESSAKVEIAVLEGDFDSDEGNNWTVEEFRDNIVREREGKKPLLNGDAILNLKDGIGLVGDISFTDNSSWTRSRKFRLGARLVDNFDGIKVIEAKTESFVVRDHRGELYKKHHPPSLLDEVWRLEKIGKDGAFHRRLSKERIYTVKDFLTLLSLDPARLRNILGTGMSTKMWEVTVEHARTCVLGKKLYSYYASGSEQKNGVVFNIVAQVLGLFVDCQYIPAEKLSETEKAEARELVISALQHWEEVVCFDNESSLFPHIQSSDSSSAMANSDGTNNNALAASQKAPMCDYQPSPDNMPSIYSIGGLSGLDPYDLHSIDSMDVRFEQPLRLPGQDTNSFIYDTVDAVTQPFCGDEPLPYFDSDYSLHSSSFEQSDSYLQSAVNSFLGRTTVTPDKAQRRWKMLFSVLRWFSVRRIVARKGGVNRKDKAPYY; this is encoded by the exons ATGTCACAGAAGCGGCAGCCCGAGGAGGATTACAAGCCTCTACCCGACGGTGGCCTTTCCGACGATAAACGCCGCCGGAAGATTCCTTCCCTCAAAAG TGTGGTGTTGGAGGTTATGAATATGCGAAAAATGCAGACTTTTATGGAGCCCGTTTTGGAGCCTTTGATACGTAGAGTT GTAAAAGAGGAAGTTGACATAGCATTGAGAAAGTACATGACCAGTTTGAAACG GAATGGTGGGAAAGATGCACACCCTTATGAATTAAGAAGCCTCAAGTTAAAATTCTTAGATTCTATCTCTCCTCCTGTATTTACTGGAACTCGTATCGAAGGAGAGGATGGCTCAAGTCTTAGAGTTGCTTTGGTTGATGCTCTTACCGGACAAGTTGTGACAACTGGCCCAGAATCATCTGCAAAGGTGGAAATTGCAGTTCTTGAGGGAGATTTTGACAGTGATGAAGGGAATAATTGGACAGTTGAAGAATTTAGAGATAACATTGTGAGGGAAAGGGAAGGGAAGAAGCCTCTTCTTAACGGGGATGCAATTCTGAACCTTAAAGATGGTATTGGTTTGGTTGGTGATATTTCCTTTACAGATAATTCAAGCTGGACTAGAAGTCGTAAGTTCAGACTTGGGGCAAGACTTGTGGATAACTTTGATGGAATTAAAGTTATAGAAGCAAAAACAGAGTCTTTTGTTGTAAGGGACCACCGAGGAGAAT TATACAAGAAGCATCATCCGCCATCCCTCTTGGATGAAGTATGGAGGCTCGAAAAAATTGGTAAAGATGGAGCATTCCACAGGCGTTTGAGCAAGGAAAGAATATATACAGTGAAGGATTTTCTGACTTTACTATCTCTTGATCCAGCAAGACTTCGGAAT ATCCTTGGGACAGGTATGTCGACTAAGATGTGGGAAGTCACAGTTGAACATGCTAGAACGTGTGTTCTTGGCAAGAAATTGTACTCATACTACGCTTCTGGATCTGAGCAAAAGAATGGCGTGGTTTTTAACATTGTGGCACAAGTGTTGggcctttttgtagattgtcagtaTATTCCTGCTGAGAAGCTATCTGAGACTGAGAAG GCTGAGGCACGTGAATTGGTAATTTCTGCTCTTCAACACTGGGAAGAAGTAGTGTGTTTTGACAACGAGTCCTCGCTGTTTCCACATATCCAGTCCTCAGACTCTTCATCTGCTATGGCTAATTCTGATGGCACCAATAATAATGCTTTGGCCGCATCACAAAAGGCTCCAATGTGTGATTATCAACCGTCGCCTGATAACATGCCATCCATATACTCCATTGGGGGTTTGAGTGGGTTGGATCCTTATGATTTACATAGCATTGACAGTATGGATGTTAGGTTTGAACAACCACTAAGGTTGCCTGGACAGGATACAAACTCCTTCATCTATGACACAGTAGATGCTGTAACTCAACCTTTTTGTGGGGATGAGCCTCTACCCTACTTCGATTCTGATTATTCGCTTCACAGCTCTAGCTTTGAGCAGTCAGATTCTTATCTGCAGAGCGCTGTGAATAGCTTTTTGGGTCGCACAACGGTCACCCCAGATAAGGCACAGAGGAGATGGAAAATGTTGTTCAGTGTATTGAGGTGGTTCTCTGTTAGGAGAATTGTTGCCAGAAAGGGTGGTGTTAATCGAAAAGACAAGGCTCCATATTACTAA
- the LOC116022008 gene encoding RING-H2 finger protein ATL47-like isoform X1 — protein sequence MLLFSFNFLPLSADLCLHKLNVETAVVLAIPNSVKISASSSSISMSRISPILLLVIVILAVIFFLFGLFHLLVRYLMKRPSFSSVSQSNRFPETTSGSQALQRQLQQLFRLHDSGLDQAIIDNLPLFLYKDIMGLKEPFDCAVCLCEFSGDDKLRLLPLCSHAFHIHCIDTWLLSNSTCPLCRGVISSSAHPNLVLAPEEWRRRWSRPSSGIHNKTQIMQENNGGDMRVFSVRLGKFRNLNLQGQGGSGSGERGGDEEKESSSRCNIDARRCFSMGSFQYVVGDSDLQVALPSIISNGGATKVVNVEGPSGGSSSLEGKKISARTEGESFSVSKIWLWSKKDNYKFSSHNPLALANH from the coding sequence ATGCTTctcttttcctttaattttctcCCACTGTCTGCAGATTTATGCCTTCACAAACTAAATGTGGAAACCGCAGTAGTCTTGGCCATACCCAATTCTGTAAAAATTTcagcctcctcctcctccatctCCATGAGTAGAATTAGCCCAATTCTGTTGTTGGTGATAGTAATTCTAGCTGTTATCTTCTTTCTGTTTGGTCTGTTTCATCTTCTGGTTAGATATTTGATGAAAAGGCCTTCTTTTTCATCTGTTTCTCAGTCCAATAGATTCCCAGAAACAACTTCTGGCTCCCAAGCTCTGCAGCGGCAGTTACAACAGCTCTTTCGCTTGCACGATTCCGGGTTGGACCAAGCCATCATAGATAACCTGCCACTGTTTTTGTACAAGGATATCATGGGTTTGAAGGAGCCATTTGATTGTGCTGTTTGTTTGTGTGAATTTTCAGGCGATGACAAGCTAAGGCTGCTGCCCTTGTGCAGCCATGCCTTTCACATCCACTGTATAGACACTTGGTTGCTGTCAAACTCCACATGCCCTTTGTGCAGAGGGGTGATTAGTAGCTCTGCTCATCCAAATTTGGTGTTGGCTCCTGAAGAATGGAGGAGGAGGTGGAGTCGGCCCTCCTCGGGCATTCATAATAAGACGCAAATAATGCAAGAAAATAATGGTGGTGACATGAGGGTGTTTTCAGTGAGGCTTGGAAAATTCAGAAACCTGAATTTGCAGGGGCAGGGGGGTTCGGGTTCAGGCGAAAGAGGAGGTGATGAGGAAAAGGAAAGTAGTAGTAGGTGCAACATTGATGCAAGGAGATGCTTCTCCATGGGGTCATTTCAGTATGTGGTTGGTGATTCAGATTTGCAGGTTGCTCTACCTAGTATTATTAGTAATGGTGGAGCCACTAAGGTTGTGAATGTTGAAGGTCCCAGTGGTGGCAGTAGCTCATTAGAAGGAAAAAAGATCAGTGCCAGAACTGAAGGGGAAAGCTTCTCAGTATCCAAGATTTGGCTTTGGTCCAAGAAAGATAATTATAAGTTTTCTTCTCATAATCCCCTGGCCCTTGCCAATCACTAA
- the LOC116023137 gene encoding uncharacterized protein LOC116023137, translating to MEGREVSYNNKDAEARSESPEVVLFQRRCCFCFPCFGSANRGGLRWWHKQNQHQLGGEVEERSLLSRGISALKKLREWSEIVAGPRWKTFIRRFNRSKSGSGSGSGGRQGKFQYDPLDYSLNFDQGPGNLEEETEYAYRNFSVRYASIPASAKASMDLGKDGPSFV from the coding sequence ATGGAAGGCCGTGAAGTTTCATACAATAATAAGGATGCGGAGGCGAGGAGCGAGAGCCCGGAAGTAGTATTATTCCAGCGGCGCTGCTGCTTCTGCTTCCCATGTTTCGGGTCAGCGAACCGGGGCGGGTTGAGGTGGTGGCATAAGCAGAATCAGCATCAGCTGGGAGGCGAGGTGGAGGAAAGATCATTGTTGAGCAGAGGAATCAGCGCCCTGAAGAAGCTCCGGGAGTGGTCGGAGATCGTGGCTGGGCCAAGATGGAAGACCTTCATCCGCCGTTTTAACAGAAGCAAGAGCGGAAGCGGAAGCGGAAGCGGAGGGAGACAAGGGAAATTTCAGTACGATCCTCTGGATTATTCCCTTAACTTCGACCAAGGCCCCGGGAATTTGGAGGAGGAGACTGAGTACGCCTACCGGAACTTCTCCGTCAGATACGCCTCCATTCCGGCGTCGGCTAAGGCATCCATGGATCTGGGCAAAGATGGGCCCAGCTTCGTCTAA